Proteins from a genomic interval of Scyliorhinus torazame isolate Kashiwa2021f unplaced genomic scaffold, sScyTor2.1 scaffold_1395, whole genome shotgun sequence:
- the LOC140407261 gene encoding myotubularin-related protein 10-A-like yields MAIHDSTHILLFRTFLFNCPRERAYIQQTLATDRRTRSNLFSNGWPRTRSTVRGEQVVLKAGFFTREESSCPLPPVWDWSLQFPTKHQRLFRNALYSDTQLLAQNGTSVHSNTEQADAPSLRSVHLLSKGLLLVPAQLLPWKGASVAKKLSRLSQSLESLLEMEQPQRIPLPPFLDPVGLPFPPIPAPGLRLWKSCYLRWLSAGVQRKARDGQIAALASQIQSLERRLRGEADGRNAAPNGLDRQGNQIPHRPNAPIPACLSETATMETSFSTSVSKAVL; encoded by the exons ATGGCAATACATGACAGCACCCACATCCTGCTCTTCAGGACGTTCCTGTTTAACTGCCCACGGGAACGGGCCTATATCCAGCAG ACTCTGGCCACTGATAGGAGGACACGATCGAATCTCTTCAGCAATGGCTGGCCGCGCACTCGCAGCACCGTACGGGGCGAGCAGGTGGTCCTGAAGGCCGGCTTCTTCACGCGAGAGGAGAGCAGCTGCCCACTCCCACCAGTCTGGGACTGGTCACTCCAGTTTCCAACAAAGCACCAGAGGTTGTTCAGAAATGCCCTTTACAGTGACACCCAACTGCTGGCCCAGAATGGGACATCTGTACACAGCAACACCGAGCag GCTGACGCTCCATCGCTGAGGTCGGTGCACCTCCTGAGCAAAGGTCTCCTCCTGGTCCCAGCGCAGCTCCTTCCCTGGAAAGGTGCCTCCGTGGCGAAGAAACTCAGTCGGCTGAGCCAGTCGCTGGAGAGTTTGTTGGAGATGGAGCAGCCCCAGAGGATCCCGTTACCCCCATTCCTGGATCCCGTCGGCCTTCCCTTCCCGCCCATCCCAGCGCCCGGCCTCCGGCTCTGGAAGAGCTGTTACCTCCGCTGGCTGTCGGCGGGCGTGCAACGCAAGGCCAGGGATGGTCAGATCGCGGCCCTGGCCTCCCAGATCCAATCACTCGAGCGGAGGCTGCGGGGCGAGGCCGACGGGCGGAACGCGGCCCCCAACGGGCTGGACCGCCAGGGTAACCAAATTCCCCACCGCCCCAACGCCCCCATCCCAGCCTGCCTGAGCGAGACCGCTACCATGGAAACCTCCTTTTCCACCTCAGTGAGCAAGGCCGTGCTATAG